The DNA window TTACATGACTTGGTTTTGTTGAAGAAAGCAGTGCTGTCAAAGAAGATGGAGTTAGAAcaagagaagggaaagagaagGTGGGGGTGGCAGAGAcaaagttaaaattaataagataaaagttACTCTGTAGggtttttgaaaggaaaaaaagaggagggtattcttgaaatattgttttttatgttaattttaagagaaattattatagcaagtaaaagagtaaattatttaatttgcttttattttttttaataaattaaattctatttggAATTAATATcaatactcttaaaaaaatttcaaaacacaaaaattgatttcaattcATGGTGTTATAAACAAGCTATTAGGTTATAAAGTCGTGTAAATTAAAATCCTTGTATTCATAATCGAGCTAATtcaatttaaagttatttaCAACTATTTGTAACGTAATTCAAATAAGAAAGGATAATTACTTTATatttcttggtttttattttttatatttcttgaataattgaattatatatattattttttgtttttattttttatacttcttgaataatttgatttttaaaataaatttgattcttggtctttattttttatatttcttgaataattgaattatatatattattttttgtctttattttttatacttcttggatgatttgatttttaaaataaatttgatgttaGGTTTATATTgtgcttatttttatatttaatattgtatgatATTTATGATAAGACTGGATACTTAAtgtatttagtgtttttttctggatattatctattaaataacaattataaataaaaaaattatatttttttattaattaagaatttccACCCACCCAATGAAAAAGATTATTTATGTATTGTAAATTAAATTTCCATTCTCCTCTAACTACCTTTCCATCCATCTCAATTGAGAAATATTATGGTtatcttaatttcattattattttcacttATTCCTATTGTAGacgaaataataaaatataatccaGGGGGCAGAAAAGGAATAAAGATAGACGGCGGCGGAGATCCGTTAGGACTCCCTCtccttcaaattcaaaaaaccaaATGGCAGGTGtcgttaataaaaacaaaatccaagccCTCTTTCACAGGCGCTGGTAGTTGAAAAAGCTCTATAATAGAACCATCCTTCTGCCTCCTGTCTATTCAAACAAAAATCTGAGAATCCCCTCCAAATCCCTCTCTTTACTACTCTCCCTTCTTCCCTTCCCTCACTGTACAAACACCCACGTTACAGTACAGTACAATCCAAACGCCATGTCGTTGAGGCCGAACGCGAGAGTGGAGGTGAGGAGGAACAGGTACAAGGTGGCGGTGGATGCAGATgaagggaggaggaggagggaggACAACATGGTGGAGATCCGAAAGAGTAAGAGAGAAGAAAGCTTGCTTAAGAAGCGACGTGGGGGACTTCAGGCCCAACAAcgtcaacaacaacaacaacaagtcATCTCCTCTCTTAACATTTCTTCCGCTTCTGATAAGCcggtactctctctctctctctcttgatttAATAATAGGTGGATCAGTCAATTATTTAGAAATCAGCATGTTTGAATGGAGGTGATGGTTTTGCTAATCTAATCTGATTGCAGTTAGATACTCTTCCGGCAATGATTGCTGGTGTTTGGTCAGAGGACAAGAATTCGCAACTTGAGGGAACTACTCATTTCCGAAAGCTGCTCTCGATAGAACGCTGTCCTCCGATCAATGAAGTTATACAATCAGGGGTTGTCCCCCGCTTCGTTGAGTTTCTTGCAAGGGATGATTTTCCACAGCTTCAGGTTTGAATTTGTTCTTGCTCTATGTCGCTCAGTTTCGTATCGGGCTTCATTATTACTATTGTAACTAACGTTTGTTTTAATGTCTTGTATAGTTTGAGGCGGCGTGGGCACTCACGAATATCGCTTCTGGGACATCAGAAAACACCAGGGTTGTAATTGACCATGGGGCAATCCCAATTTTTGTCAAACTCTTAAGTTCTCCAGCTGATGATGTCAGGGAACAGGTAGACGATGTTACCATTTTAtggaatttattttgttttcattttagtGATGTCTCAAGGGGACATCGTAATTATTCCTTGATTGGTTAAGTAATGATAAGTTTACATTTTGGTGGGATTATAGGCTGTTTGGGCATTAGGAAATGTTGCTGGTGACTCATCAAAATGCCGTGATCTGGTCCTTGGCCATGGGGCTTTGATGCCTTTGCTTGCGCAATTCAATGAACAAGCAAAGCATTCATTGTTAAGAAATGCAACCTGGACATTATCAAACTTCTGCAGGGGCAAGCCCCAACCTTTATTCGACCAGGTTTGACTTCTAAGATGGACTGCTTAAATGCAGTAGCGATACTTTATTCCCCACTTTGATAATTGTTGCTAATATATGTGCTGTTGAAATTCAATGAGCAGACAAAACCTGCCCTCCCAGCTCTAGAGCGTCTCATACATTCAAATGATGAGGAAGTCCTCACAGATGCATGCTGGGCTCTGTCGTATCTCTCCGATGGATCCAATGAAAAAATCCAAGCTGTTATCGAGGCTGGTGTCTGCCCCCGACTTGTTGAGCTTTTACTGTGAGATTTAAATTTAGTTCGCTCTTCATATAttttagacctttttttttttctggcatTTGCTTATGAAAGTTGAAATGCTCTTTACATTTTCTGTTTCCAGTCATCCATCTCCGACAGTGCTCATCCCTGCTCTACGTACAGTTGGAAATATTGTTACTGGAGATGACATGCAGACTCAGGTATTGGTTATACCTTTATTTTCCTAATTAACTCTCCCCTTCACCATCCCCACGTTTATTCATCTTACTGTTTGGTTTCTCTTCCATGGTTTTTGTCCCGAGTTCATAATTCGCATAGCTTTGTTTATGTTAAAACCACACTACACATTCCTCTGACAGTGGTACTGATCTTAGCAAATGGAAATACTTATATGTGCCGGCATTGCTCATTTTAGATGCACaggttgaaaatatatagatgggaatgcatttttcttcttgatggTTCATAATCTACTATTCTAGATTAGTTGAcattttctttacaatttcACAACTTATCACATACAACTTGGCATGCTGTTTTGCGCCAATTATGATAGCGTGTAATGGGTTAGTTTCAGCTGTTGCTTATGGTTTTCAGGTTTTGAAACCAATATTTGTCATATTTTATCAAGTCGATACTTGTCATGCCTCATTTGATGGAAACTGATATAGACGAGTCTAAAGGTTTTATGGTGTCCTACCACCCTCTTCCAGTTTCCAATCAGTACAGAGTAGTAAgtggtcttttttatttaatatcattgaCTTGAGTGAAACTTCCTATATGTGAAGGTCCAATTGTCTTGAGACCAACTTGAAGGTGGTTTGAGATTCGaaaaaatttccaaatttaCAAAACATCAAATTGTTTCCTCCCCCAGCAATGTAGTCTAATCCTTGTTAGGAGGTTATTCTATGGTTTGATGAAAGTCACCTCTCACTTTCTTTTTGAGATGTGTGCAGATGTGCCTTGATTTTTAAGGAAGTg is part of the Populus trichocarpa isolate Nisqually-1 chromosome 2, P.trichocarpa_v4.1, whole genome shotgun sequence genome and encodes:
- the LOC7460436 gene encoding importin subunit alpha; its protein translation is MSLRPNARVEVRRNRYKVAVDADEGRRRREDNMVEIRKSKREESLLKKRRGGLQAQQRQQQQQQVISSLNISSASDKPLDTLPAMIAGVWSEDKNSQLEGTTHFRKLLSIERCPPINEVIQSGVVPRFVEFLARDDFPQLQFEAAWALTNIASGTSENTRVVIDHGAIPIFVKLLSSPADDVREQAVWALGNVAGDSSKCRDLVLGHGALMPLLAQFNEQAKHSLLRNATWTLSNFCRGKPQPLFDQTKPALPALERLIHSNDEEVLTDACWALSYLSDGSNEKIQAVIEAGVCPRLVELLLHPSPTVLIPALRTVGNIVTGDDMQTQCMINHQALPCLLNLLTNNYKKSIKKEACWTISNVTAGNVNQIQAVLEAGIIGPLVQLLQNAEFEIKKEAAWAISNASSGGSHEQIKFLVNQGCIKPLCDLLICPDPRIVTVCLDGLENILKVGEAEKNLGSTGNANLYTQMIEDVEGLEKIENLQSHDNNEIYEKAVKILETYCVEDGDDFEAFPSGDASQSGFQFGGTGVPVPSNGFNFS